GAATAGAATTGTATATGAACTTTGCGATCATACCGCCATAGAAATACGAACTTCCGTACAGATCCTCAATACAGGTAACCTGGCTCAAAAGTAGCATCCTAAGCCTATAAAGTTATCGGATTAAAAAAGAAACAAAATGCACAGAAAAACATATATGCAGAATTAAATAAAAAACAACAGGAAAAGAGATTCAGGTACAGGAAAGGAAGAAACTCTCAGATTCTGCATTAAAAAGCTTTTTAGTCTCCGGATAACTATTCAATAAACGAGGATAAATAATGGTCACTGAAATTTCACTCAATACCATATGCGGACATACAACAAAAATAATCGCTACAAAAGAAGGAAAAAACACCCATATACATATTAAAACCACCTGTGAAAAACTTAGAAAATGGGGCACAAAATTCGATATGGGCACAAAAGACCTCATGGGAGGGCCCGATACAGTTCTCGCCCGGAAATCAGCTGAAAATCCTCTTACTCCCACATGCCTTGTCCCGGCTGCCGTGATGAACGCCTGCTGGCTCGAAAACGGCATGATCTCTAAAAACCTTGCCAGGGGAATGGGAAAAATGGAAATTATTTTTGACAAACTTGAGTGAAGATAACTCAATGAATGAATTCCAGTTTTTACTCCTTTTAAGATAATGAGCAGTACGGGACCGAAAAAAGGAATTATGGAAACTGGATAAAAAATTAAGAGTACTGCGAAAAAATCCTTTAGAAATCATAACTAGAGAATATTTATATTGAATTCGGTTATGTATAATTTAGTCAAAACTGAGCAAAAACAAATAGGTAAAAAAGAGAAGATACATATAAAAAATAATATTAACAAAAATATTAAAAACAATATTAACAAAATAGCGGCTAGAGTGATAAAATGGAATTAAAAGAAATCAACAATTATGGACAGGAAATAATCAATTGCCTTAAACTTGAAACATCCCCTGTTGCAGTGAAACTGATCCCTAAAGGAGAAAAAGTTCCGGAAGGGATCAAAAAAGCTGAGGAAGCCATGAGACACTGCCAGTTCGTTGACCGTGTAAGGAGGACCGGGGAAGCGTTATACACCGGGTGGGATGATCAGTTATGCAAAGGAGGCGCGGCAGTCATGGGTCTTGGAGCGCTTCCCCCAAAAGTCGCAAGTGGAGAATTCTACTATAAAGGTTTAAAACAGTTCGGCACCCAGGAAGCCGCAAAGCGCACTATTGATATGGTGCCAACCCTTGCCCCTCACTCTACAGAAGCTATCCTGTATTCGCCCCTTGAGAAAACCACATTTATTCCGGACCTTGTACTGGTGATCTGCAATCCCAGGCAGGTAATGCTGCTCACTCAGGCTTACATGTACAAAGAAGGGGGAAGGCTTGAAGTCAGTTTCGCGGGCAAACAGAGCCTCTGTTCCGACGGTGTGGTTCAGGCTAAAGAAGGTAAAATGGCAGTAACAGTAGGCTGTAGCGGCAGCAGACTTTATACAGATATTGCAGACGAAGAAATGACAATAGGTATCCCAATTGACCTTCTTCCCGACATCGCAGCCGGCCTCAAGGCAATCTGCCCCGAATAAATATAAAACCCGAATCCTTATTTATGATATAAATTCCTCCATATATATCCCTTAAAGGGGTGAATTACAACCAGATATGAGATCGCGACATGACCTGTTTGCGATTTCATATTTGATAACTATTTTTCTCGCCTCTACTATCGCACTAATCTCAGAACAACACCGAGAACAATACGTATTGAGGAAGTCAACCTCTTTTTGAACTCCAGTTTGAATATAAACCTGTTATTCTGGTTATCTTTTAAAGAGAAATATAAAAATTGCAAAAGTTCTATTAGACAATAAAATTAATTAGAACCACAGTAAGTTCTGATTGAGTTTAGATCATTATATAACTTTTAAAGTAGTCCTCTTGAGCGAGCGAAAAGGACCTCGTGCTCCCGAAGCGAAACTCGGGAGACAATGAATTATATACTAACAGAGAAAAGAGAAAGAAAATGACCTCTTACATAGCAGACTCGGCAGT
This window of the Methanosarcina mazei S-6 genome carries:
- a CDS encoding DUF6951 family protein; this encodes MVTEISLNTICGHTTKIIATKEGKNTHIHIKTTCEKLRKWGTKFDMGTKDLMGGPDTVLARKSAENPLTPTCLVPAAVMNACWLENGMISKNLARGMGKMEIIFDKLE
- a CDS encoding DUF169 domain-containing protein; the protein is MELKEINNYGQEIINCLKLETSPVAVKLIPKGEKVPEGIKKAEEAMRHCQFVDRVRRTGEALYTGWDDQLCKGGAAVMGLGALPPKVASGEFYYKGLKQFGTQEAAKRTIDMVPTLAPHSTEAILYSPLEKTTFIPDLVLVICNPRQVMLLTQAYMYKEGGRLEVSFAGKQSLCSDGVVQAKEGKMAVTVGCSGSRLYTDIADEEMTIGIPIDLLPDIAAGLKAICPE